A region of Lycium barbarum isolate Lr01 chromosome 1, ASM1917538v2, whole genome shotgun sequence DNA encodes the following proteins:
- the LOC132613336 gene encoding uncharacterized protein LOC132613336: MIANSKLQDWFAHMEVQHLSRTGSDHALLLLTCGESSQHIRKPFRFLKLWTEHESFLEVVNQAWITDFEGDDFIIFKLKLKNVKSALSSWSKATFGDIFKQLTVREEVVRIKEQCFEEDPTPMNRMVLQQAQAALKKYVHYEEEFWRQKSRMTSFAEGDRNTRYFYSIVNGRTKRLQSRRIQNQQGVWIEGESLLAEEASRFYQQQFSQEVDPLDFELLQHVPSMVDQDTNNQLVSMPTLEEVKKAVFELPADSAGGPDGMIGIFYQVCWDIVGADVYNLVKAFFDGQTLPMSVTHTNMVLLPKKNNIETFADMRPISLSNFINKVISRVVQDKLEGILPSLISPNQSGFVKGRCIIENVLLTQEVVTDTRLRGKPANVVLKLDMAKAYDRVSWSYLIRVLRKMGFAEIFIDMVWRLIANNWYSIFLNGQTYGFFHSTRGVKQGDPLSPTLFILSAEVENITGFKRGTFPFTHLGCPVTHSRKRKTDYNDLIQKVKNRLQTWKGRLLSFGGKVVLINNVLMSKPIHLLSAIKPPKCVINDMHKIFSRFFWNNSEEGRRRHWSSWLNLCKPKEEGGIGFRFLFDDNKYSMGKLHVDQIFQKAQSSDCVVEGRFSSALYHIIPDDFEIDKGVQDVKELTLHDGWDIERLQQLFPMDIVDHILEELHLHEPKEEWDRPRWMMTASGKFTIGTAWELLRSKAVKSDVFKNMWTSGIPFKISFFFWRQYETVDHLFVTGNVATKVWTYVKTVVGITTQFQQVRQILQVWWNADCPSKFRTIFKAIPMVTMWQIWKWRNIVLYGGRMSINKAKNCKQDSEIGFSYARMYAAARRIPGGSNLIAEARALHEGLKYCVTHSLLPVVMETDSMTMKMILTGDHHFHSFTSLPVKARKNLNTEKSHIPYMRIRTAKDHHIPGD; this comes from the exons ATGATTGCAAACTCTAAATTACAAGATTGGTTTGCACATATGGAGGTGCAACATTTATCCAGAACTGGCTCAGACCATGCCCTTTTACTACTTACTTGTGGTGAATCTTCACAGCACATAAGGAAACCTTTCAGATTTCTAAAACTCTGGACAGAACATGAATCTTTTTTAGAGGTGGTTAATCAGGCATGGATCACAGATTTTGAAGGGGatgattttattatatttaaGCTGAAATTGAAGAATGTGAAATCTGCTTTATCTTCTTGGAGTAAGGCAACTTTTGGTGATATTTTCAAGCAACTGACAGTAAGGGAAGAGGTGGTGAGAATTAAAGAACAATGTTTTGAAGAGGATCCTACTCCTATGAACAGGATGGTGCTACAGCAAGCACAAGCAGCATTGAAAAAATATGTTCATTATgaggaagaattttggagacaaaagtcACGTATGACTAGTTTTGCTGAGGGTGACAGGAATACAAGGTACttttatagtattgtgaatggtaGGACAAAGAGATTGCAGAGCAGAAGAATTCAGAATCAGCAAGGAGTATGGATAGAAGGGGAGTCACTTTTGGCAGAAGAAGCTTCTAGATTTTACCAACAGCAGTTCTCTCAAGAGGTTGATCCATTAGACTTTGAATTGCTACAACATGTTCCTAGTATGGTGGATCAGGATACTAACAATCAGCTGGTAAGCATGCCAACTTTAGAAGAGGTGAAGAAGGCTGTATTTGAATTACCTGCAGATAGTGCTGGTGGTCCAGATGGTATGATTGGAATATTTTATCAGGTGTGTTGGGACATTGTTGGTGCTGATGTATACAATCTTGTGAAAGCCTTTTTTGACGGCCAAACTCTTCCAATGTCAGTCACACATACCAACATGGTACTATTACCAAAGAAGAATAACATTGAGACCTTTGCTGATATGAGACCAATCAGTCTCAgcaacttcatcaacaaggttATTTCTAGAGTGGTTCAGGATAAACTGGAAGGCATTCTACCTTCTCTGATATCTCCCAACCAGTCTGGATTTGTTAAGGGTAGATGTATCATTGAAAATGTCCTTCTAACTCAAGAAGTTGTGACTGACACTAGACTAAGAGGAAAACCAGCTAATGTTGTACTTAAGCTTGACATGGctaaagcatatgatagagtatcATGGAGTTACTTGATCAGAGTTTTaaggaagatgggatttgcagaaaTTTTCATAGATATGGTTTGGAGGCTGAtagcaaataattggtattccataTTCCTTAATGGTCAAACTTatggtttctttcattccacCAGGGGTGTAAAACAAGGAGATCCACTCTCTCCTACTTTGTTCATCTTATCTGCTGAA GTGGAGAATATCACTGGTTTTAAAAGAGGCACTTTTCCTTTTACACATTTGGGTTGTCCTGTCACACATTCAAGGAAGAGGAAGACTGATTATAATGATCTGATCCAGAAAGTCAAGAATAGGCTGCAGACTTGGAAAGGAAGATTGCTATCATTTGGAGGAAAAGTTGTTCTGATCAATAATGTACTAATGAGTAAGCCAATACATTTGTTGTCAGCCATCAAACCTCCAAAATGTGTTATCAATGATATGCACAAAATCTTCTCAAGATTCTTCTGGAATAACAGTGAGGAAGGCAGAAGAAGACACTGGTCATCATGGCTAAATTTGTGTAAGCCAAAAGAGGAAGGAGGAATAGGCTTTAGATTTTTGTTTGAT GACAACAAATACTCTATGGGCAAACTACATGTGGATCAAATATTTCAAAAGGCACAGTCCTCAGACTGTGTAGTGGAAGGGAGGTTCTCAA GTGCTCTATATCACATCATTCCAGATGATTTTGAGATAGATAAGGgtgttcaagatgtaaaagaacttACGTTGCATGATGGTTGGGATATAGAAAGATTGCAGCAGTTATTCCCTATGGATATTGTGGATCATATATTAGAAGAATTGCACCTCCATGAACCAAAAGAAGAGTGGGATAGACCAAGATGGATGATGACAGCATCAGGCAAATTTACTATAGGCACTGCATGGGAATTACTGAGGAGCAAAGCAGTCAAGTCTGATGTCTTTAAGAACATGTGGACATCTGGGATACCTTTTAAGATATCCTTCTTTTTCTGGAG GCAATATGAAACTGTGGATCATTTGTTTGTTACAGGAAATGTTGCTACAAAAgtgtggacttatgttaaaactgttGTTGGCATCACAACACAGTTTCAACAAGTCAGGCAGATTCTTCAAGTCTGGTGGAATGCAGATTGCCCCTCAAAGTTCAGAACCATCTTCAAAGCTATTCCAATGGTCACTATGTGGCAGATATGGAAGTGGAGGAATATAGTCCTATATGGAGGGAGGATGTCCATCAACAAA GCCAAGAATTGTAAGCAAGATAGTGAAATAGGATTTTCCTATGCCAGGATG TATGCAGCAGCAAGAAGGATACCAGGTGGTTCAAATCTGATAGCAGAAGCAAGGGCATTACATGAGGGTCTTAAGTACTGTGTTACACACAGTCTGTTGCCAGTGGTGATGGAAACAGACTCAATGACTATGAAGATGATCTTAACTG gtgatcatcATTTTCATAGTTTTACTTCACTTCCTGTGAAAGCAAGGAAAAATCTAAATACAGAAAAGTCACATATACCATACATGAGGATCAGGACAGCTAAGGACCATCATATCCCTGGAGATTAA